The window ACAATATCGAAAGCATAAGTATTTTTAAAAGTTTTACAACTATGTATGTTGAATTAAAGAATCCCATTAGAATCTGCTGTGGTGCTCACTAATGAGAGAGTTGTAATTCGGGGTGAGGATTGTAGATCGCTTGGCGCTTTGGGGATGCCTTCCGCGACCCCTTTGCCGCGCCTGCGCTAGGGTGTTTATTATTGAGAGAAATGTGATTTCGAGATATATATGTCGAGATTATAAGTGATCACTAGTTGATACTACTTATAGTCAAGAAAGACGCACTCCAGGTTGCAGATTTCATCACAGCTAATGAAATGCGCTTTCTCAAATAGACCATCCAGCGCAGGCGCGTCTTCGTGGTAGCTGGGGCGATAAGACTGAAAGGGATCTTCTTTCTGGCTTATCGCGGGAGGCATCCACAAAGCGTCGAAGCGGTATTGGTAGGAGTTCTAATCTTGATACTTTTTCAGCGGCCTCCCAAAAGCCCTTGTAAAACGCATACGTCGTATTCATTTGTTCAACATATGTCGTCAAACTAGGAGGATTCGAGCATGAAAAATCTTTCAACTATAATCCAGGATTTGATAGAAAACACGACAGGTACGTGGGGAATCGTTCTAGAGGATTTGGATTTACATGACAAGTGGATTTGGAATGGCAATGAAGTGTTTTATGCGGCTAGTGTGATTAAGGTGCCAATTATGGCGGCCGTTTTCTCCGCTATTCAAAGAGAATCTATGAAATTGAGTGATCAGATTTTATTGGAAAAAGAAGATTTTGTCGGCGGTTCGGGTGTACTTCAACATTTGACACCGGGAACCTCTTTGACCTTATATGACCTCATCACTTTGATGATTATACAAAGTGATAATACAGCAACGAATATTCTTATTGATCTCATCGGGGTTGAAGACATTCAACAAACGATGAGAGAGGCTGGCATGGAAAAGAGTACATTTTATAATAAACTGATGACACAATCCATTATAACGAAAGGCATCAATCAGGTTACGGCTCTAGATATGGCCAAACTGTTAAAAGAAATTGTGACAGGAAGAATGGTATCGGCCTATGCGGGGGTGCAAATGATTGAGATTATGAAAAAACAGCAAATTAGAGACTGTCTGCCAGAAAAACTACCTTCTCCATATTCAGCTCTTATGAATGGGGAAGTTAGATGGGATTTGGCTAACAAAACCGGATGGATACCGAGTGTTCGCCATGATGTAGGAATCTTTTACGTAGGCCAACGAAAATTGATTGCCTCTGTTTTATCAAAAGAAGTAGATGATTTACAGTCAAAACAGATACTGGCGGATATAGGGTTGGAGATCTATAACTATTTAATAACAAACGAAAAATAGGATAAATAATGTAGCAGAATTTTAAATTCAAATAAAGGGGAAATAAGCAGTTTCCTCGAAATGAAGTGTTAGAAAGGTATTTGTATGAACGGTATTTCACTAAATACTTTACATAAAAATGAGGTGTCTAAATGAGTGATTTTACGATAGGAACCATTGTAGAATGTATGGCGTCCAATGAAGACTTGAATATGAGGGATATTCAACGAGTTCAGACGGAGCATCGTCTTAAGCTTGTAGAGTTCTGGGGAATCAAAGAAGGAAGCCGCGTGTTAGAAATTGGTTGTGGGCAAGGTGATACGACGGCTGCCTTAGCGTATGCTGTTGGGAAAGAAGGGTTCGTCCATGGTATAGATATTGCGTCTTCCGATTACGGGGCCCCCTTAACACTTGGGGATTCCGCACATTACTTACAGAGATCAACGTTAGGGAAACAGCTAAAGATGGAGTTCGACATAGACATTTTATCGGCAGAAATTGATTTCCCGAAAAATAGTTTTGACTATATTGTTTTCTCGCATTGCTCCTGGTATTTAAAATCATTTGAGGAATTGGAAGCAATGCTAACAAAGATTAAAAAATGGGGTAAGAGCTTATGTTTTGCCGAATGGGACTCAAGAATTGAAATGATTGAACAATATCCACATTTCTTAGCTGTGCTCATTCAATCCCAATATGAGTGTTTCAAAGAAAGCAGTCTCTCGAATGTGCGTACATTATTTACGCCAACAGATGTTAGGCGTATTGCGGAAAGGGCGGATTGGACGATTACTAATGAACAATCAATCCATTCGCCTCAGTTGCAAGATGCTGAATGGGAAATTGCCATGACGGTTGCTGATTACAAAGAGGAGATTAAGTACCTTATTAATTTGCCTGATAAACTAAAATTGCTTATTCAATCCGAAGTGATTTTATTAGAAGAGGCGCAAAAGAATCATGCAATTAAACCGTTGTCCACATATGTATTTATTGCAGAGTAATAGGGTTGCTGCAATTGTAAAATTTTGATTTTTCCTTATTTTTCAATGTCCCTTATTGTACACTGTACGTATGGAGTGAAGGGGGAATGAAAGTGTGAAAAGGTATAGTAAAGAGGAGAACAGCTGGATTTTCTATGATTGGGCGAACTCTGCGTATTCGATTATTATTACGACTGCGGTGTTTCCGCTGTACTATAAGGCGGTTGCGACGGATGCCGGTGTGAGTATGTCGAATTCGACTGCGTATTTGGGGTATACGGTTGCCATTGCGACGTTCATACTGGCGCTGATTGGCCCTCTTTTAGGAACGATTGCGGACTATGAAGGATTAAAGAAAAAGTTCTTTCTATTCTTTTTCCTGATGGGGACAGCCGCTACAGTTTCTCTGGCATTCGTACCGAGTGGCAACTGGTTATGGTTATTGATTATTTACACGATTACCGCCGTAGGTTTTCACGGGGCTAATATATTTTACGATGCATTTTTAGTTGACGTCACGCCGGAAGAGCGGATGAATAAGATATCTGCACGGGGCTTTGGGTTAGGGTATATCGGGAGCACGATTCCATTCATTATTAGTATTGCGATCATTCTTTTGGCTGATAACGAAATTATCCCTCTTGCAACATCAACTGCCAGCAGGATAGCCTTTGTTATTACAGCGACTTGGTGGTTCGTGTTCACAATTCCAATGCTCAAAAATGTACATCAAATTCATGGTATTAAGCGTGAACCGAATTTGCTGACTAGTGGTTTTAGGCGTCTAGGCGGTACATTTAAAGAGATTCGGAAATACCGGACAGTATTTTTATTTCTGTTGGCTTATTTCTTCTATATAGATGGAGTTGGAACGATCATTTCAATGTCCACAGCGTACGGGACTGATTTAGGGATTAGCGCAACGAATCTTCTAATTATCTTGTTTGTCACGCAGGTTGTGGCGGCGCCTTTCGCAATTCTTTACGGTAAATTGGCCCAGAAGTTCACAGGAAAAAAGATGCTATACGTGGGGATCTGTGTTTATATCATTGTTTGCATTTATGCGTTCTTCATGAAATCGACAATGGATTTCTG of the Sporosarcina sp. FSL K6-1508 genome contains:
- a CDS encoding serine hydrolase, giving the protein MKNLSTIIQDLIENTTGTWGIVLEDLDLHDKWIWNGNEVFYAASVIKVPIMAAVFSAIQRESMKLSDQILLEKEDFVGGSGVLQHLTPGTSLTLYDLITLMIIQSDNTATNILIDLIGVEDIQQTMREAGMEKSTFYNKLMTQSIITKGINQVTALDMAKLLKEIVTGRMVSAYAGVQMIEIMKKQQIRDCLPEKLPSPYSALMNGEVRWDLANKTGWIPSVRHDVGIFYVGQRKLIASVLSKEVDDLQSKQILADIGLEIYNYLITNEK
- a CDS encoding class I SAM-dependent methyltransferase, encoding MSDFTIGTIVECMASNEDLNMRDIQRVQTEHRLKLVEFWGIKEGSRVLEIGCGQGDTTAALAYAVGKEGFVHGIDIASSDYGAPLTLGDSAHYLQRSTLGKQLKMEFDIDILSAEIDFPKNSFDYIVFSHCSWYLKSFEELEAMLTKIKKWGKSLCFAEWDSRIEMIEQYPHFLAVLIQSQYECFKESSLSNVRTLFTPTDVRRIAERADWTITNEQSIHSPQLQDAEWEIAMTVADYKEEIKYLINLPDKLKLLIQSEVILLEEAQKNHAIKPLSTYVFIAE
- a CDS encoding MFS transporter, whose product is MKRYSKEENSWIFYDWANSAYSIIITTAVFPLYYKAVATDAGVSMSNSTAYLGYTVAIATFILALIGPLLGTIADYEGLKKKFFLFFFLMGTAATVSLAFVPSGNWLWLLIIYTITAVGFHGANIFYDAFLVDVTPEERMNKISARGFGLGYIGSTIPFIISIAIILLADNEIIPLATSTASRIAFVITATWWFVFTIPMLKNVHQIHGIKREPNLLTSGFRRLGGTFKEIRKYRTVFLFLLAYFFYIDGVGTIISMSTAYGTDLGISATNLLIILFVTQVVAAPFAILYGKLAQKFTGKKMLYVGICVYIIVCIYAFFMKSTMDFWVLAMLVATSQGGIQALSRSYFARLVPKEKSNEFFGFYNIFGKFASVMGPLLVGVTAQLTGSSAYGVFSLIILFIIGIIILSRVPEPDTKVI